Proteins from a genomic interval of Flammeovirgaceae bacterium SG7u.111:
- a CDS encoding histone H1 — protein sequence MEKYEQLKQLVLSLEEDFSKFYNKQNQAAGTRVRKGMQDIKTFAQDIRVEVQDIKNKQEG from the coding sequence ATGGAAAAATACGAGCAATTAAAGCAGTTAGTGCTTTCTTTGGAAGAGGACTTCTCTAAGTTCTATAACAAACAAAATCAAGCTGCAGGAACACGTGTGAGAAAAGGAATGCAGGACATTAAGACCTTTGCTCAAGACATTCGTGTTGAAGTTCAGGACATAAAGAACAAACAAGAAGGCTAA
- a CDS encoding DUF4178 domain-containing protein, which produces MNSLQVRYTIRKNFPIAVQDDISKLPAEGQEEFLYRYSREMRSVGLSYMFHFIVGTSYLYQGKWVKQLLFWLTGLGFGIGWVINLFRMPSMIKKVNHKIAKRIVSELYKRYRIYPEDSLDFLKKRKLAAQGQSEMKSKAKPRNIKPTYDPTDLTVGNLQTGFLLDYDLKTWEVVNENQFDWYNGQSESEYKITADTRQKFLNVRIENGQEVVIDFKIISIYAINNRLEAEITLRNKPANILTFNEMPFYREGMTKEGIFFNITTKDHGKKIDVWEYFNEARTEVLRIERHGKDFRTFYGNVVSTLQFSDILPKKVMS; this is translated from the coding sequence ATGAATTCATTACAAGTCAGATATACGATAAGAAAGAACTTCCCGATAGCCGTACAAGACGATATCTCCAAGTTACCTGCCGAGGGGCAAGAAGAATTCTTGTACCGCTACAGCAGAGAGATGAGGTCTGTAGGGCTATCGTATATGTTCCATTTCATAGTGGGCACTTCCTATCTTTACCAAGGTAAATGGGTAAAACAGCTCCTTTTTTGGCTAACCGGTCTCGGCTTTGGAATCGGGTGGGTCATCAACCTATTTCGGATGCCCAGCATGATAAAAAAAGTAAACCATAAAATAGCCAAGCGAATCGTTTCTGAGCTGTATAAACGCTATCGGATTTACCCAGAAGATTCTTTGGACTTCTTAAAGAAAAGAAAGCTTGCTGCACAAGGGCAAAGTGAGATGAAGTCTAAGGCGAAACCTAGAAACATCAAACCTACTTATGACCCTACTGACCTTACGGTTGGCAACCTCCAAACAGGCTTCTTGCTAGACTATGACCTAAAAACTTGGGAAGTAGTTAACGAAAACCAATTTGACTGGTACAATGGACAGTCGGAGAGCGAGTATAAAATCACAGCAGATACAAGGCAGAAATTCTTGAATGTTCGAATTGAAAATGGGCAAGAAGTAGTGATCGATTTTAAGATAATCAGCATCTACGCCATCAACAACCGCCTTGAAGCTGAAATCACACTACGCAACAAGCCTGCAAATATTCTCACATTCAATGAGATGCCTTTCTATAGAGAAGGAATGACCAAAGAGGGTATCTTTTTCAATATCACCACAAAAGATCATGGAAAAAAAATAGATGTTTGGGAATATTTTAATGAGGCTCGCACCGAGGTTCTTAGAATAGAGCGACATGGCAAAGATTTCAGGACTTTCTATGGCAATGTGGTTTCCACCCTTCAGTTTAGTGATATTCTTCCCAAAAAGGTAATGAGCTAA
- the ppk1 gene encoding polyphosphate kinase 1 — translation METEQKYFNRDLSWLSFNYRILQEAKNPEVPIVERVKFLAIFSSNLDEFFRVRVAAIRSLMKIGKKKINKNIGFEPAKAFALIHAEIIRQQQEYGKAFYEGILPTLEREGIVLYNEQPKLMLHKETITRLFKSRVLAYLRPVLLTEESRPFLQNRKLYLAVELKRKDAEELNRYAVLNIPSDNLPRFAALPVVDGIYYYTFLDDVIKANLEIVFPGYEIVGCYSLKMNRDADLYIEDEYDGDLVEKIKRQLDKRNIGAPSRFLYDLNMPVKFQEFLQNILGLDREDMVPGGRYHNFYDLFSLPNPKAPDLEYPSMPSLSHPLLDKSDSFFEAMDKRDYMLHFPYQSYDYVLRFFNEAAIDAYVTDIFVTVYRVAANSFIANALISAAMNGKNVTCFVEVKARFDEENNLKWAAEMEKAGVKIIYSIPGLKVHAKVALVVRRKEGLKKRYAFLGTGNFNESTAKIYADHGLFTSEKSLNKELEKVFGFIETQENKPEVKHLLVAQLNMKERFLEMMDREIAQAKEGKSASMVLKVNNLEDLVMVDKLYEASRAGVKVELIIRGICCLVPGVEGMSENITIRRIVDRYLEHARIFVFHNGGDTEVYLGSADWMGRNLNNRIEVVFPVLNKRVKADVLKIVEFQLEDNVSAVALDEGLNNVPLEVKGEKVRCQEDVYHWLKEKPFQL, via the coding sequence ATGGAGACTGAACAAAAGTATTTTAATAGAGATTTGAGTTGGCTGTCCTTTAACTATAGGATATTGCAGGAGGCTAAAAACCCAGAAGTGCCAATAGTTGAGAGGGTAAAGTTTTTGGCTATTTTTTCTTCCAATCTAGACGAGTTTTTTAGGGTAAGAGTTGCGGCCATCCGTAGCTTAATGAAAATAGGTAAAAAGAAAATCAATAAAAACATAGGTTTTGAACCTGCGAAAGCCTTTGCTTTGATCCATGCGGAGATAATCAGGCAACAGCAAGAATATGGAAAGGCTTTTTACGAGGGAATATTACCTACACTTGAGCGGGAAGGTATTGTCCTTTATAATGAGCAACCCAAGCTCATGCTGCACAAGGAAACGATCACCCGATTGTTTAAGTCAAGAGTGTTGGCGTATTTGAGGCCCGTGCTTCTTACCGAAGAATCTCGCCCTTTTCTCCAAAACAGGAAGTTGTATTTGGCTGTAGAGCTTAAGCGAAAAGATGCTGAAGAGCTTAATAGGTATGCCGTTCTGAACATTCCTTCCGATAATTTGCCCCGCTTCGCTGCTTTGCCCGTAGTAGATGGCATCTATTATTATACATTCTTGGACGATGTGATCAAAGCCAATTTGGAAATAGTATTTCCAGGTTATGAAATAGTGGGTTGCTACAGCCTAAAAATGAATAGGGATGCAGATTTGTATATTGAAGATGAGTACGACGGGGACTTGGTTGAGAAGATAAAAAGGCAGCTCGACAAAAGAAATATTGGGGCGCCGAGCAGGTTTTTGTACGATTTGAATATGCCTGTGAAATTCCAAGAATTTTTGCAGAATATCCTCGGCTTGGATAGGGAAGACATGGTGCCGGGAGGCAGGTACCATAACTTTTATGACCTCTTTTCCTTACCCAACCCCAAAGCTCCCGATTTGGAGTATCCTTCCATGCCATCGCTTTCCCATCCCTTGCTCGATAAGTCTGATTCATTTTTTGAGGCAATGGACAAGCGAGATTACATGCTCCATTTTCCCTACCAGTCCTACGATTATGTTCTGAGGTTTTTCAACGAGGCTGCCATAGATGCTTATGTTACCGATATTTTTGTGACTGTTTACCGTGTCGCAGCCAATTCTTTTATAGCCAATGCGCTCATAAGTGCGGCCATGAATGGTAAAAATGTGACCTGTTTTGTGGAAGTTAAAGCTCGGTTTGATGAGGAGAATAACTTGAAGTGGGCAGCGGAGATGGAAAAAGCAGGGGTAAAAATAATCTATAGTATTCCTGGACTCAAAGTTCATGCAAAGGTTGCTTTGGTAGTAAGGAGAAAAGAAGGTTTAAAAAAGAGGTATGCTTTTTTAGGAACGGGTAATTTCAATGAAAGTACGGCAAAAATTTATGCCGACCATGGGCTTTTTACTTCGGAAAAGTCTTTAAATAAAGAGCTAGAGAAGGTTTTTGGGTTTATAGAAACTCAGGAGAACAAGCCAGAGGTCAAGCATTTGTTGGTGGCTCAGCTCAATATGAAAGAGCGGTTTTTAGAAATGATGGATAGGGAAATAGCACAAGCTAAGGAGGGAAAGTCGGCAAGTATGGTTTTGAAAGTCAATAACTTGGAGGATTTGGTGATGGTGGATAAGCTTTATGAAGCTAGCCGAGCAGGGGTGAAGGTAGAGTTGATTATTAGGGGGATTTGCTGCCTAGTGCCCGGAGTTGAAGGCATGAGCGAGAATATCACCATCAGGAGGATTGTAGACCGCTATTTGGAACATGCTCGGATATTTGTGTTCCATAATGGGGGCGATACGGAAGTGTATTTGGGTTCGGCGGACTGGATGGGGCGCAACCTGAACAACAGAATTGAGGTAGTATTCCCTGTGCTCAACAAGCGGGTGAAAGCCGATGTGCTCAAAATTGTAGAGTTTCAGCTTGAAGACAATGTATCGGCAGTGGCACTAGACGAAGGGTTAAATAATGTTCCTTTGGAAGTGAAAGGTGAAAAAGTCCGCTGCCAAGAAGATGTGTATCATTGGCTAAAAGAAAAGCCCTTCCAGTTATAG
- a CDS encoding pyridoxal phosphate-dependent aminotransferase family protein — protein MDLFEKLLLDRGPIGQHSQFAHGYYAFPKLEGELAPHMMFRGSKVLNWSLNNYLGLGNHPEVRKADADAAADWGLAYPMGARMMSGNSTLIEEFEAQLSEFVHKEDTMVLNFGYQGIMSVIDALLDRKDVVVYDGDCHACIIDGLRMHLGKRFVYPHNDIESCEKQLKRASKIVEETGGAILVITEGVFGMLGEMGKLKEIVELKKKFQFRLLVDDAHGFGTMGETGAGTGEEQGVQDEIDIYFSTFAKSMASIGAFVSSNEQVIEFLKYNSRSQIFAKTLPMPLVVGNMKRLEMLRTRPEFKNKLWEIVNALQSGLRERGFNLGRTMSPVTPVILSGGTNEAANMIMDLRENFKIFCSVVIYPVVPKDVIMLRLIPTAAHSMEDVEETIKAFEAISNKLKSGVYANSDIPAVAP, from the coding sequence GTGGATCTATTTGAGAAGTTATTATTAGACAGAGGCCCAATCGGGCAACATTCGCAGTTTGCCCATGGCTACTACGCATTTCCAAAGTTAGAAGGTGAGCTTGCTCCTCACATGATGTTCAGGGGCTCAAAAGTACTCAACTGGAGTTTGAACAATTACTTAGGCTTGGGCAACCATCCTGAAGTAAGAAAAGCCGATGCAGATGCAGCTGCTGATTGGGGTCTTGCCTACCCAATGGGTGCCCGCATGATGTCAGGAAATTCTACTCTAATCGAGGAATTTGAAGCACAGCTTTCAGAGTTCGTTCATAAAGAAGACACCATGGTTCTTAACTTCGGTTACCAAGGAATCATGTCGGTTATCGACGCACTTCTTGATAGGAAAGATGTAGTAGTATATGATGGTGACTGCCACGCATGTATCATCGACGGCCTTAGGATGCACTTGGGCAAAAGGTTTGTGTACCCACACAACGATATTGAGAGCTGTGAAAAACAACTCAAAAGAGCATCTAAAATAGTAGAAGAAACTGGCGGAGCTATCTTGGTGATTACCGAGGGAGTATTCGGCATGTTGGGTGAGATGGGCAAGCTCAAGGAAATCGTTGAGCTTAAAAAGAAATTCCAATTTAGATTACTAGTCGACGACGCTCACGGCTTCGGTACTATGGGCGAAACTGGTGCGGGTACTGGCGAAGAGCAAGGCGTGCAAGACGAAATAGACATCTATTTCTCTACATTCGCTAAGTCAATGGCTAGCATCGGTGCTTTTGTATCGAGTAACGAGCAAGTGATCGAGTTTTTGAAATACAACTCTCGCTCTCAAATATTTGCCAAAACACTTCCAATGCCGCTAGTAGTTGGCAACATGAAGCGTTTGGAAATGCTTAGGACTAGGCCTGAATTCAAAAACAAGCTTTGGGAAATTGTAAATGCCTTGCAAAGTGGATTGAGGGAAAGAGGTTTTAACCTCGGACGTACCATGTCTCCAGTAACTCCAGTAATCTTGAGTGGTGGCACCAACGAAGCAGCCAATATGATTATGGACTTGCGCGAGAACTTCAAAATCTTCTGCTCGGTAGTAATCTACCCTGTAGTACCTAAAGATGTGATCATGCTTCGCCTTATTCCTACGGCGGCACACTCTATGGAAGATGTTGAAGAGACTATTAAGGCTTTCGAAGCTATTTCTAACAAGCTGAAGTCTGGTGTTTATGCCAATAGTGATATTCCAGCAGTAGCGCCTTAA
- a CDS encoding citrate synthase — translation MTKKVAELHFDGKTFELPVIEDGTENELALDISKLRAQSGLITLDVGFKNTGSTKSAVTYLDGDKGILRHRGYTIKDLTDNCEFLEVAYMLIYGDLPDQETYDKFKARIAKHSDMHEDVRKILDGFPSSAHPMGVLSSLVTALTAFYPQSLDPINSPQGVDTTIVRLLAKLPTIAAWSYKNELGRPLNYPKNKYNYVENFLQMMFANRQEEYELNPVVVDALNKLLILHADHEQNCSAATVRVVGSSLASLYASVSAGINALWGKLHGGANQGVIEMLEAIQADGGDVDKYIAKAKDKNDPFRLMGFGHRVYKNFDPRARIIKSSCDDVLASLGVEDPLLDIAKGLEEKALADEYFIERKLFPNVDFYSGIIYRAIGIPTEMFTVMFAMGRLPGWIAQWKEMREEGQPIGRPRQIYTGENERPVKPIAER, via the coding sequence ATGACTAAGAAAGTAGCAGAATTACACTTCGACGGGAAAACCTTTGAGCTCCCAGTTATAGAAGACGGAACCGAAAACGAACTAGCTCTCGACATTTCAAAACTCAGAGCTCAGTCTGGCCTTATTACACTTGACGTTGGTTTTAAAAATACAGGCTCTACAAAGAGTGCAGTTACCTACTTAGATGGTGACAAAGGTATTTTAAGACACAGAGGTTATACCATTAAAGACCTTACAGATAACTGTGAATTTTTGGAAGTTGCCTACATGCTAATCTACGGCGACCTTCCTGACCAAGAAACATATGACAAATTCAAAGCGAGGATAGCGAAGCATTCTGATATGCACGAAGATGTCAGAAAGATTTTGGATGGCTTCCCTTCTTCTGCTCACCCAATGGGTGTTCTTTCATCTCTTGTAACTGCTCTTACTGCTTTTTATCCTCAGTCATTAGACCCTATCAACTCACCACAAGGTGTTGATACAACTATTGTAAGATTATTGGCTAAGCTTCCTACTATTGCTGCTTGGTCGTACAAAAACGAGCTTGGTCGTCCGCTCAACTACCCTAAAAACAAGTACAACTACGTGGAAAACTTCTTGCAAATGATGTTTGCAAACAGGCAAGAAGAGTATGAACTAAACCCAGTAGTAGTTGATGCGCTCAACAAATTGTTGATCCTGCATGCAGATCACGAACAAAACTGTTCTGCAGCTACAGTAAGAGTGGTAGGTTCTTCACTTGCCAGTTTGTACGCTTCTGTTTCTGCGGGTATCAACGCACTTTGGGGCAAGCTCCATGGCGGAGCCAACCAAGGGGTGATCGAGATGCTAGAGGCTATCCAAGCTGACGGCGGCGATGTAGATAAATACATTGCAAAAGCAAAAGACAAAAACGATCCATTCCGCTTGATGGGCTTTGGCCACAGGGTATACAAAAACTTTGACCCACGTGCCAGAATCATCAAATCATCTTGCGATGATGTATTGGCAAGTTTGGGCGTAGAAGATCCATTACTTGATATTGCCAAAGGATTGGAAGAAAAAGCCTTGGCTGATGAGTACTTCATAGAAAGAAAATTATTCCCTAACGTAGATTTCTACTCTGGCATTATTTACAGGGCTATTGGTATCCCTACCGAAATGTTTACGGTAATGTTCGCTATGGGCAGGTTGCCAGGTTGGATAGCTCAGTGGAAAGAAATGCGTGAAGAAGGTCAGCCTATCGGAAGACCTCGCCAAATCTACACTGGTGAAAACGAAAGACCTGTGAAGCCTATCGCTGAGCGTTAG
- a CDS encoding T9SS type A sorting domain-containing protein codes for MKRKTTFITLVYVMLVHALLGANYYISPSGNDSNSGTLQSPFATLNKAISVVSPGDYIYLRGGTYSYSSTILIAESNSGSSSSPIRVFAYNSETPVLDFSGQSLSSSNRGVVQDAAYWHWKGVTIQGAGDNGMLLSGDNNTIENCVFRGNRDTGLQLSRYNTNYDAISEWPSNNLITGCEAYDNADPDSEDADGFAAKLTCGVGNKFINCISHHNIDDGWDLYTKSDTGPIGVVYFEGCIAHSNGTLTSGATSGNGDKNGYKLGSSAHNINHILRRCVAFNNGKHGFADNGNVGSIEFTNCTSYSNTQYNFHTRDGASHIFKNNLSFNSSSNDRIRGNASAPNAFDNDDNWPYTASSSDFVTLNSGPNNNPTSNGFLTLSSGSSLIDAGVSSTGISYNGNSPDLGAVESGGTPPPPGTYTLTTSVRGQGSVSPDGGSFTAGSTVTVTATPANGWTFSNWSGGYTGNPATVTMDADKSIVAVFTEDGVVAPPPSGDYVHNFTASGTSSSFYSISGNLSTSKGTVVYNGLTLTQCLKIESSTSISFSAAQEATLTLVFNDGFNGDFKIDGNDYTVSSGVLTTTLGAGSHTLSKSDVANLYYMSLAYAGGGTTQYTVSASSNGNGSVSGGGTFDEGSVISLTAIPNSGYQFVGWSGNASGTSNPLSVTVNGNKSIAATFSAIPTNTCENVVYQAESGTWDDATVDSNHAGYTGSGFVNTANAAGKYVEITVDVPSAGDHDVSIFYANGSTDRPADISVNGSTQLSNLSLPNTGAWSTWLTADFTVSLNSGSNTIRFTATGGSGLPNVDKIEVCQFDDAGVNYSLSTTINGSGSVSPSSGIFAAGTSVIMTATPASGWQFDSWSGGYTGNPATVVMDADKNITANFTSVSSTAIALSASASDGTVNLSWVVSNGTVTGQQIYRDTDSDPSGRVRIAQGVAGTSYTDNSVSNGTTYYYWVKASDNGNGATINSNAANATPTGVVVPPIGNGPIGYASMAGGTTGGQGGVSYNCSTGDCITTYIHQKRDGDITVPLTIYVTGTITPGNSTTAENKIEVKDVRDVSIIGVGTSGVFDGIGIKIYKAGNVIIQNVAVGNVLVGDKDAISIEGPADHVWIDHCELYAEYQNVGKDYYDGLLDAKKDSEYITYSYNYLHDSWKMMLVGNGDGDDYDRKITIHHNYFDNVNSRMPLFRHGVGHIFSNYYSGVVSTGINSRMGACLKVENNYFKDSQNPIVSAYSDELGGTQESGNIFDNVTWDLSRDDTSEPNSCSLSVPYSYSSALTGASSVPATVIANAGVGKIGANVRNASGGFIQLEEIDEFVIYPNPVANMLNLDIPTLNGNEELRIVTLSGREVLKQKISDHSVSLDVSTLPSGVYVLQLKTGAHTNLKMMIKQ; via the coding sequence ATGAAAAGAAAAACTACGTTCATCACGTTGGTATACGTGATGCTTGTCCATGCTTTGCTTGGGGCGAATTACTACATTTCCCCCAGTGGAAATGATTCTAACTCCGGCACATTACAAAGTCCATTTGCCACACTTAATAAGGCAATTTCTGTCGTTTCACCAGGAGATTACATTTACCTAAGAGGTGGGACTTATTCTTATTCCTCAACCATTTTGATTGCAGAGTCAAACAGTGGTTCATCGTCTAGCCCGATTCGTGTTTTTGCCTATAACAGTGAAACACCTGTGCTCGATTTCTCTGGTCAATCGCTTAGTTCGTCCAACAGAGGTGTTGTACAAGATGCTGCCTATTGGCATTGGAAAGGAGTTACTATCCAGGGTGCAGGAGACAATGGAATGTTACTCTCAGGAGACAATAATACTATTGAGAATTGTGTGTTCAGAGGCAACCGCGACACCGGTTTGCAGTTGAGTAGGTACAATACTAATTATGATGCGATTAGTGAGTGGCCTTCTAACAACCTGATAACAGGCTGCGAAGCTTATGACAATGCAGACCCTGACAGCGAAGATGCAGATGGCTTTGCCGCTAAGCTTACATGTGGTGTTGGTAATAAGTTTATCAATTGTATTTCCCACCACAACATTGACGATGGTTGGGATTTATATACTAAAAGCGATACTGGACCTATCGGAGTGGTGTATTTTGAAGGCTGTATTGCCCACAGCAATGGAACACTGACCTCTGGTGCTACCTCAGGGAATGGCGATAAAAATGGGTACAAACTAGGATCTTCTGCTCATAATATCAATCATATCTTGAGAAGATGTGTCGCTTTCAACAATGGGAAACACGGCTTTGCCGACAACGGCAATGTGGGTAGTATAGAATTCACAAACTGTACTTCATATAGTAATACGCAATATAATTTCCACACAAGAGATGGGGCTTCTCATATTTTCAAGAACAACTTGTCTTTCAATTCTAGTTCTAATGACCGTATTAGGGGAAATGCCTCAGCGCCAAATGCTTTTGATAATGATGACAACTGGCCATACACAGCAAGTAGCTCCGATTTTGTGACACTTAATTCAGGGCCTAATAACAACCCAACTTCCAATGGTTTTTTGACGCTTTCTTCTGGTAGCTCTTTGATCGATGCTGGCGTGAGCAGTACAGGAATCTCGTACAATGGCAATAGCCCAGACTTGGGTGCAGTTGAGTCGGGTGGGACACCTCCGCCTCCAGGAACATATACCTTGACTACTTCGGTACGAGGGCAAGGTTCGGTGAGTCCAGACGGAGGTAGTTTTACTGCTGGAAGTACTGTAACAGTAACCGCGACCCCTGCGAATGGTTGGACGTTCAGCAACTGGAGTGGCGGATATACCGGAAACCCAGCAACAGTTACAATGGATGCTGACAAATCGATTGTTGCAGTATTTACGGAAGACGGCGTTGTGGCACCCCCACCAAGTGGAGATTACGTTCACAACTTTACAGCATCGGGTACGAGCAGCTCATTTTACAGCATTTCGGGAAACCTTTCTACTTCAAAAGGAACAGTAGTCTATAATGGACTTACGCTGACACAATGTTTGAAAATAGAATCGAGTACTTCCATCTCTTTCAGCGCTGCCCAAGAAGCTACGTTGACCTTGGTGTTCAACGATGGATTCAATGGTGATTTTAAAATAGATGGAAACGATTATACTGTATCTTCTGGTGTTCTTACCACTACACTGGGTGCTGGTAGTCACACCTTGAGTAAAAGCGATGTAGCCAACCTCTATTATATGAGCTTGGCATATGCAGGAGGAGGAACTACTCAATACACGGTTTCTGCCTCTTCAAATGGTAACGGCTCAGTTTCTGGTGGTGGAACTTTTGACGAAGGATCAGTAATTTCGTTAACCGCAATTCCTAATAGCGGATATCAATTTGTTGGTTGGTCGGGTAATGCTAGTGGAACTTCTAATCCTCTTTCGGTTACCGTCAATGGCAATAAATCTATTGCCGCTACTTTCTCGGCTATTCCTACTAATACATGTGAAAATGTTGTTTATCAGGCAGAAAGTGGAACTTGGGACGATGCTACAGTAGACTCTAACCATGCTGGTTATACTGGAAGTGGCTTTGTGAATACGGCTAATGCAGCTGGGAAATACGTTGAAATCACAGTTGATGTGCCTTCTGCTGGCGATCATGATGTAAGCATTTTTTATGCAAACGGTTCTACTGACCGCCCTGCAGATATTTCGGTAAATGGATCTACCCAACTTTCGAATTTGAGTTTGCCTAACACTGGTGCCTGGTCTACTTGGTTGACTGCAGACTTTACCGTTTCTTTGAACTCAGGGTCTAACACCATCAGGTTTACAGCTACTGGAGGTTCGGGGTTACCTAATGTAGATAAAATCGAGGTTTGTCAGTTTGATGACGCTGGTGTCAATTATAGTCTAAGTACTACCATTAACGGTTCTGGATCGGTAAGTCCAAGCAGTGGGATATTTGCAGCTGGCACTTCTGTGATCATGACGGCGACTCCTGCAAGCGGATGGCAATTTGATAGCTGGAGTGGAGGGTATACTGGTAATCCAGCAACGGTTGTAATGGATGCAGACAAAAATATTACAGCCAATTTTACCTCAGTTTCTTCAACCGCAATAGCATTGAGCGCATCAGCGTCTGATGGTACGGTTAACCTTAGCTGGGTAGTGAGCAATGGTACGGTTACCGGTCAACAAATCTATAGAGATACAGATAGTGATCCAAGCGGTAGGGTGAGAATTGCACAAGGAGTTGCTGGTACTTCTTATACTGACAACTCTGTAAGCAATGGTACTACTTATTACTATTGGGTGAAAGCCTCGGACAATGGCAATGGTGCTACTATTAACTCAAATGCAGCAAACGCTACTCCAACTGGAGTTGTTGTGCCTCCAATAGGAAATGGACCAATTGGTTATGCCTCAATGGCTGGTGGTACTACTGGCGGTCAAGGTGGCGTTTCTTACAACTGTAGCACTGGAGACTGTATCACTACCTACATTCACCAAAAAAGAGACGGTGATATTACTGTACCTTTGACCATCTATGTAACTGGAACAATCACCCCTGGAAATTCTACAACGGCTGAGAATAAGATAGAAGTAAAAGACGTGAGAGATGTATCCATCATTGGCGTGGGAACTTCAGGTGTGTTTGATGGCATTGGAATCAAAATTTACAAAGCAGGAAATGTTATTATTCAGAATGTTGCTGTTGGTAACGTTTTAGTTGGGGACAAAGATGCTATTTCGATAGAAGGGCCTGCCGACCATGTGTGGATCGACCACTGTGAGTTGTATGCTGAGTATCAAAATGTGGGCAAAGACTATTACGATGGTCTTTTGGATGCCAAAAAAGATTCAGAATACATCACTTATTCTTATAACTATTTGCACGATAGTTGGAAAATGATGTTGGTTGGAAATGGCGATGGAGATGACTATGATCGTAAAATTACCATACACCACAACTACTTTGATAATGTTAACTCTAGAATGCCATTGTTCAGACATGGTGTTGGCCACATATTCAGCAATTATTACAGCGGCGTGGTATCGACAGGTATCAACTCTAGAATGGGAGCTTGCCTAAAAGTAGAGAACAATTATTTCAAAGATTCTCAAAATCCAATTGTTTCTGCGTATAGCGATGAATTAGGAGGGACGCAAGAGAGCGGGAACATATTTGACAATGTAACTTGGGACTTATCACGTGATGATACTAGCGAACCAAACAGTTGTTCCTTGAGCGTTCCATATTCTTACTCTTCGGCACTTACCGGTGCGTCCAGTGTACCTGCAACAGTAATAGCAAATGCAGGTGTGGGCAAAATAGGAGCCAATGTAAGGAATGCTAGTGGAGGGTTTATCCAGTTAGAAGAAATCGATGAATTCGTGATCTACCCGAACCCAGTGGCTAATATGCTTAACCTCGACATTCCTACACTAAATGGAAATGAAGAGTTGAGGATCGTTACACTTTCGGGTAGAGAGGTTTTGAAGCAAAAAATCTCAGATCATTCTGTGAGCCTTGATGTGAGTACTTTGCCAAGTGGCGTTTATGTGCTTCAACTCAAAACAGGTGCTCATACTAATCTAAAAATGATGATCAAACAATAA